The segment CGTGCTCGTAGTTCACCCCCTGGGCGTATCGGCCGATGGCCTTGATCCTCTCCCAATCGGTCTGCAGCCCCTCCGTCAGGGCGCGAGCTTTCGCCACGATTTCCGGCGATGGGACCGCCTTCGGATCGCAGACCTCCACCTCGAAATCAGCCAAGTCTCGCCAAGTGTCGAAGCGCAAGTTGGTGAATCGAGTCGAGGCATCTTGCGGAGGCAGAACCGTCGCGTACATGTGTTGAAACTTGGATACGGACGTGGGGCTCTGTCGCTCGTAGTCCTTGGACTCCACGTTGGTTTCCGTCCAGCGATAGCTGGTTCCGGAGCGGCTGCACTCAGGCTGCCCGAACTTGAAGGTTTCGCGAATCGTCCAACCCGGCGGAGTCGCTATGTGAAGGCTGGAGTACGCCACGGGAACGTTCGATTGAAACCGCCAATAGTACTGCGTGAAAACGGACGATTCCATGTACTCGTATTCAAAAGCGAATACATCCCCGCGCCTGGTATGGTTCCAACCATCGATCCGGATCGTTCGAGATTCCGTTTCCAAGGTCAGGTAGTCGGATTGCGTTATCAGCTCCTCCTCGTGGCGCTTGTACTTGTAGATCTCGCCATCCGCGTGAATCGTCCATGCCTTCATCTTGGGCCGGGTGTCGGACGATTCGTAGTAGCTGGCGATGGCCTTGGCTCGCCAACGCTCCTTCAAGTCCAGGATGCGAATCGCATAGCGTACCGTGCGCTGGATACGCCCGTTGGGCTGCACGTTGTAGAAAGCCTCATCCCACAGGACCACATAGCCAGGCGTTTCATCCTCGCGCAACGGCGGCTCCGGCAGGGCCATCGCGTTCTCCACCCAGTCCGGAAGCTTCGGCTTGGCGTTCAACGCCATCGCCCCGCAGGTCGATATCAGAAAAACGAATACAAAGCGTGTAACGCGGGCTTTAGGCATCACGAGAAAAGTGGTAGATGCGATGGAGGGATCAGCGCTGGGTCAGCTCGTCGGACCGTTTCAGCGTCAGGGTGTGGTGGTCCTGAGCCAGTAGATCATCGAAAGCGCTTTTTATGATCGGATAAGCCCGAGCGTCGTAGCGGTTTCCCATAAATTCGAAGCGGCGCGTATAGATGAGCTCGTTGCTCTTTCGGTTCAGAGAGAGTCGAGGCTCGTAGGTGTAGAAGCTCTCCACGACCAGCGGTCTTGGGGCGCTCGGCGCCTCGAGCTCGTAGCCTTCCGGCAAGCGGATCACCACTGACGACTCGTCCAGGTACTTGAAATCGAAGAACAGCTCGGTCTTTCGGGTCTGGCTTGGAAAGCGGGACTCCGAGTAGCGCTCCTCCACGTTGGGCTGCAGAAACAGTCGCTGGCCTACGCTTTCCGCATAGGCAGGGATCTTGATGCGGCAAGCGATTCGCACCGGATCAGCGGGCGCCTCCATGCCGCTGAGGGACACGCCATCGATCTGGCAATTGCTCCATCCCTCCTTCAGCACCTCTTCGATGGTATCGACGCGATCCGCATCGCTCTTGCCGTGAAGCATCTGCTTGAAAATGAGAGCCTGGTTGCCATTGGCCTTCAAAACGAGGCTTCCTTCCAAATCGCCGTTGGCGCTGAGATCGAAATCTCCCTCGAACCAAGCGCGGTTCTCCGTCGGACTGGCCTCCGGTGTCGTTACGAAAATCAGTTTCTTCTTATCCGGGATCAAGGCCGTCACCCCATCGTGAATCCAATCCAATTGACCGAAGGGGATATACTTGGAAGCCGGGTTGTGAAAGTCCCAACCATCTCCGTTCTTGATCGCGACGATGGTGTGCGGCAGCGCCACCTCCACGTTCTCCACCAAGCGCTTGAAGGCGTACTCGCTGCGATCGCCGCACGCGGCGATGCGGGCGTCCACTCCCTTGGCCTGAGCCAAGGCGCAAAACACCTTGTTTATGCCATTCGGCGTGCCGTAGCCCTTTCGGATCACCTTGCCCGCGTCCCACTTGTCCTGCAAGTCCTCGCGTTCGTCCTGCGTCAGTCGATCCGCTTCGCCGTAGCTCGAATTGATGAGATCGCTCACGCAGTAGTCGTAGAACGCGCGCAGCATTTCCTCCTTGCTCTTCTTGCCCTCGGACAATTCGTCCGCGAGAGCCTGCACCTCCTTGTCCACCTTCGTATCGGAGCTCATCTCGCGGAAGAGACGCTTCCCCTCGCTCTTCCAGAAATCGTCGCCATTTTTCGTCGTGGTGACCCCGTAGAACAGAAACCAGGACCGAGCGTCGCTATCCGGGGCCTGATACGGCTCCTCCGGATAGCCCGGCTGGTTCGTCATGCTGATTTCGTAAAAATCGCCTCTTTTCTCCATGCCGCGTTCGCATCGAAAGGAAGCCCATTTGAAACCGGAACTATAGGGAAAGTACGGCTTCATCTTCAACTCGAGCCTGCGGATGGGCCAAGCCTCCTGAAACGCCACCTCGTCCTTCGGCAAGAAATAACCTTCGTCCAGGATCAGACGGAAGCGATACTCCACGATGTCGCCTACTTCTACCTTTGGAATGGAGATGGTGGTGGACCGCGTGCGCCGACCGTTGGACTTCTTCTCCGTTTGCGAAACGACATCGTCCTTCTCGATCTCGATGTAGGACCCGTCCGGCTTGATCACCCGAGCATTGATACCGGAAGCCTTGAAGAAATCGGCGTACCAGATCTTGGTCCGTCGAGCCTGGTCCAAAGCGCTCTCCTCGTAGATCTTGGTGCGAAGATGCGTCTTGATGGTGCGAACCTTGCGCTCGTCCAAGTCGTAAATGACCTCCTTGAACAGCACCTCGGCCGGGGCCTCGGGGTCGAAGCTGCATTCGGTGGAGGCGAGCTCCTCCAGCGGAACATCATCCCAATTGTAGGCAAGCAGATTGGCGGCAAGGGGGAGAAACAGGAACGCAAAGACGCGATAGAGCGATCGGGGATTTTTCATTTGGGCAGGAACGTTGAGGTTTCAGGAGGGTATCCACACTCACTACTTAAATAGAACTACTTGGCAAGTACCTATTGCGAGCGAAGCAGACAGCCCCGAACTCCCCGTAGGGCCGCCTCGTCGCGGCACGCAAAAGAGCCCCGAGCGATCTGATCGCTCGGGGCTCGAAAGCTTGCTTTTCTTCAGGAAAGAAACGGGGCTACTTCGCTTCGTAGCCAAGCTTGCCGACGATGGCGGCGACTTCGTCCGCGGCTTCCCGCAGTTCGCCGATCATGTCCCACTTGCCGGCCACCAGCGCCTTCTGAGCGGTGTCGCGAACGACGGCCGTCACGCTCTGGTCGCCAAAGTGGATGCGCTCGTTTTCCACATCCAACGTGATTTCGAGGGATGGATCCGCTTCGATGGCCGCCGCGATGGTCTTGATGTCGTCCTTGGTCGCGATGAAGCACGGGATGCCGAGCGTGGTGCAGTTTCCGAAAAAGATCTCCGCGTAGCTCTGGGCGATGATGCCCCGGAACCCGTATCGGTAGATCGCTTGCGGAGCGTGCTCGCGCGAGCTGCCGCAGCCGAAGTTGACTCCGGAGAGCAGGATGCTTGCGTTCTTGAAGCGCTCGTCGTTGAGCGGATGCGGCTTGTCGCTGCCGTCCTCGTTCTTGCGAACGTCGTAAAACAGATACTCGCCCATGGTATCGAAGGTCACGCACTTCATGAAGCGCGCGGGAATGATGCGGTCGGTATCGATTTCGTCGCCGGGAATGTAAACGCCCTGCCCCTTAACCTGTGTGATTTTTTCTAAAGCCATTTTTGTAGTTCCTTTCTGCTTACGCGCCTACGGTTTCCTTGATGTCGAACACTTCGCGAGAGTCGCTGATGACGCCTGTGATCGCCGCGGCGGCGACCATCACAGGGCTCATGAGAACGGTGCGGCCGATAGGGCTGCCTTGACGGCCCTTGAAGTTTCGATTTGAGGAACTGGCGCTGAGCTGATCGCCGATGAGCTTGTCCGGGTTCATCGCCAGACACATGGAGCAACCCGCTCCACGCCACTCGAAACCGGCTTCGGTGAAGACCTTGTCGATGCCCTTCTCGCGGCAGATCACGTCCACCACTTGCGAGCCGGGAACGGCGATGGCCTTGATGCCCTCCGCCACCTTGTGACCCTTGAGGTACTTGGCGACCTCTTCGAAGTCGGACAGACGGCCGTTGGTGCAGGAGCCGACGAAACAAACGTCAACCTTGGTGCCTTTGATGGCCGCTCCGCCTTCGAGCTTCATGTACTCCAAGGCTTCCGCAGTGTTGGCCTTCTCGTCCTCGGAAGATCCTTCCACCGTGGGAATCGTCTCTTCGATGGTGATGGCCTGGGCTGGATTGATGCCCCAAGTGACGGTGGGAGCGATGTCGGCGGCGTCGATCTCCACCACATCGTCATAGTCGCAATCCGCATCGCTGGCGAAAGACTTCCAACGCTCGACCGCCGCATCCCAGTCCGCGCCCTTGGGCGAGTAAGGACGGCCCTTGAGGTATTCGAAGGTCTTTTCATCCGGGTTGACGTAGCCTACGCGAGCGCCGCCTTCGATCGACATGTTGCAGACCGTCATGCGCTCTTCCATGGAGAAGTTGTCGAAAATCTCGCCGGCGTACTCGTAAGCGTACCCGGTTCCGCCTTTCACGC is part of the Pelagicoccus sp. SDUM812003 genome and harbors:
- a CDS encoding DUF3857 and transglutaminase domain-containing protein; the encoded protein is MKNPRSLYRVFAFLFLPLAANLLAYNWDDVPLEELASTECSFDPEAPAEVLFKEVIYDLDERKVRTIKTHLRTKIYEESALDQARRTKIWYADFFKASGINARVIKPDGSYIEIEKDDVVSQTEKKSNGRRTRSTTISIPKVEVGDIVEYRFRLILDEGYFLPKDEVAFQEAWPIRRLELKMKPYFPYSSGFKWASFRCERGMEKRGDFYEISMTNQPGYPEEPYQAPDSDARSWFLFYGVTTTKNGDDFWKSEGKRLFREMSSDTKVDKEVQALADELSEGKKSKEEMLRAFYDYCVSDLINSSYGEADRLTQDEREDLQDKWDAGKVIRKGYGTPNGINKVFCALAQAKGVDARIAACGDRSEYAFKRLVENVEVALPHTIVAIKNGDGWDFHNPASKYIPFGQLDWIHDGVTALIPDKKKLIFVTTPEASPTENRAWFEGDFDLSANGDLEGSLVLKANGNQALIFKQMLHGKSDADRVDTIEEVLKEGWSNCQIDGVSLSGMEAPADPVRIACRIKIPAYAESVGQRLFLQPNVEERYSESRFPSQTRKTELFFDFKYLDESSVVIRLPEGYELEAPSAPRPLVVESFYTYEPRLSLNRKSNELIYTRRFEFMGNRYDARAYPIIKSAFDDLLAQDHHTLTLKRSDELTQR
- the leuD gene encoding 3-isopropylmalate dehydratase small subunit encodes the protein MALEKITQVKGQGVYIPGDEIDTDRIIPARFMKCVTFDTMGEYLFYDVRKNEDGSDKPHPLNDERFKNASILLSGVNFGCGSSREHAPQAIYRYGFRGIIAQSYAEIFFGNCTTLGIPCFIATKDDIKTIAAAIEADPSLEITLDVENERIHFGDQSVTAVVRDTAQKALVAGKWDMIGELREAADEVAAIVGKLGYEAK
- the leuC gene encoding 3-isopropylmalate dehydratase large subunit, giving the protein MGKSLFEKVWDAHTVRTLSNGQTQLLIGTHLIHEVTSPQAFGMLRDLGLKVAYPHRTFATVDHIVPTDQRVEPFADPLADAMIKELRKNCEEFGVTFFDIPTGKQGIVHVVGPEQGITQPGTTIACGDSHTSTHGAFGAIAFGIGTTQIRDLLATQTMALGKLKVRKIEVNGKLRPGVYAKDVILHIIRKLGVKGGTGYAYEYAGEIFDNFSMEERMTVCNMSIEGGARVGYVNPDEKTFEYLKGRPYSPKGADWDAAVERWKSFASDADCDYDDVVEIDAADIAPTVTWGINPAQAITIEETIPTVEGSSEDEKANTAEALEYMKLEGGAAIKGTKVDVCFVGSCTNGRLSDFEEVAKYLKGHKVAEGIKAIAVPGSQVVDVICREKGIDKVFTEAGFEWRGAGCSMCLAMNPDKLIGDQLSASSSNRNFKGRQGSPIGRTVLMSPVMVAAAAITGVISDSREVFDIKETVGA